One region of Triticum aestivum cultivar Chinese Spring chromosome 6B, IWGSC CS RefSeq v2.1, whole genome shotgun sequence genomic DNA includes:
- the LOC123134810 gene encoding agamous-like MADS-box protein AGL80 has protein sequence MARKKVTLQYIANDSTRRGTFKKRLRGLMKKAGELAILCDVRTCVLVYGEGEPTPEFFPSHAKAAAILTRFRSMPELGQCKKKMNQAGFLTQRIDKLRDQVDKSRRECRDREIKVLLHRAMLGALPGLAGLTIEELTSVGWKVDVLLRSIGERIDKIHSLSMQAPPPAAYQLTTGSSSMEDHIGSPSLYQVQAPLQQQQHQEGWLDMVPRPAEDLGPQLLYGGYTTGGHDGVGFSSSGGDMNMMMMQPFDLGFGLSHFPPI, from the coding sequence ATGGCTCGCAAGAAGGTGACCCTCCAGTACATCGCCAACGACTCCACCCGGCGCGGCACCTTCAAGAAGCGCCTCAGGGGCCTCATGAAGAAGGCGGGCGAGCTGGCCATCCTCTGCGACGTCAGGACCTGCGTGCTCGTCTACGGCGAGGGCGAGCCGACGCCGGAGTTCTTCCCCTCCCACGCCAAAGCGGCGGCCATCCTCACCCGGTTCCGCAGCATGCCCGAGCTGGGGCAGTGCAAGAAAAAGATGAACCAGGCGGGCTTCCTCACCCAGCGCATCGACAAGCTCCGCGACCAGGTCGACAAGTCCCGCCGCGAGTGCCGCGACCGCGAGATCAAGGTCCTCCTGCACAGGGCCATGCTCGGCGCCCTCCCGGGCCTCGCCGGCCTCACCATCGAGGAGCTCACCAGCGTCGGATGGAAGGTCGACGTGCTCCTCAGGAGCATCGGCGAACGCATCGACAAAATCCATTCCCTTTCCATGCAGGCGCCGCCGCCAGCCGCATACCAGCTCACCACCGGCAGCAGCAGCATGGAGGATCACATCGGGTCTCCGTCTCTGTACCAGGTCCAGGCACCActgcagcagcaacaacatcaGGAGGGCTGGCTTGACATGGTGCCCCGGCCCGCAGAAGACCTCGGCCCTCAGCTGCTTTACGGTGGCTATACCACCGGTGGCCACGACGGCGTCGGCTTCTCCTCCTCCGGCGGTgatatgaatatgatgatgatgcaGCCCTTCGATCTGGGCTTCGGTTTGAGCCATTTCCCTCCCATCTAA